Below is a genomic region from Pyxidicoccus trucidator.
CGGAGAACGCGGCGCGGCTGAAGGGCGCGCGGGACGGCGTGGCGCGGCGGCTGCTGGAGGACGACGCGCTCCCCCGGGGCCCGGCGGAGGCCACGGTGTCGCCGGAGGCGGTGCTGGCCGAGGTGCGCGCCACGCCGGTGCCGGTGTCGCTGACGCCCTTTCCCCGCGAGGCGCCGCACGTGGCGGTGTGGCTGCGGTCGCAGCGGCCGGAGCTGATGCGGCCGCGCACCACGCTGGACGCGGGCACGCAGCGGATGGTGGAGCGGCTGATGCGGGACGCGGCGGGCGGGCTGGCGTCGCGGGGCATCCACAACGGGACGGCGGTGGTGGTGGAGCGCGAGCGCGCGGAGGTGCTCGCGCTGGTGGGCAACTTCGACTTCTTCGACGCGGAGCACGGCGGGCAGATTGCCGGCTTCGCCACGCCGCGCTCTCCGGGCTCGGCGCTCAAGCCGCTGCTGTACGCCATGGGCATCGACCAGGGGCTGGTGGGGCCGGAGCAGCTCGTGGCGGACGTGCCCACGGCGTACGGCGGCTATGCGCCGCGCAACTTCGACGGCCGCTTCCAGGGGCTGGTGCGGCTGGAGTACGCGCTGTCGCAGTCGCTCAACATGCCCTTCGTGAGGCTGTTGCAGCGCGTGGGCGTGGAGCGCTTCCTGGGCACGCTGCGCGCGGCGGGCGTCGCCAGCCTGGAGTCGGAGCCCGGGCACTACGGCCTGTCCGCGGCGGTGGGCGGAATCGAGCTGACGCCGCTGGAATTGGCGGGCGTGTACGTGGCGCTGGCGGAGGATGGGCGCGCGCCACCGCTGCGGCTGCTGGCGGACGGGCAGCCGGCGGGGGCGGCGGTGGAGGTGCTGTCTCCGGGGGCGGCGTGGCTGACGCGGCGGGCGCTGTCGCTGAGGGACAGGCCGGACTTCCCGGAGCGGCGGCGGCTGACGGGCCTGCCGGCGCGGGTGCACTGGAAGACGGGGACGAGCTTCGGGCACCGGGATGCGTGGGCGGCGGGCTCGGGGCCGAGGCACACGGCGGTGGTGTGGCTGGGGAACTTCGACCACTCGCCCAGCGTGCACCTGGTGGGGGCGGATGCGGCGGGGCCGCTGCTGTTCGACATCCTGGAGGGCGTGGGGCCGCGAGGGAAGGCGCTCCCGGACGAGGAGGTCTCGGCGCCGGAGGACCTGATGCGCGTGGAGGTGTGCGGCTACTCGGGGCACCTGCCGACGGACGCGTGCGTGCAGCGCAAGACGGTGTATGCGCGGCGCTCGGCGGTGCCCACGGGTCGCTGCCCGTATCACCAGAAGGTGGAGGTGGACGTGGCCACGGGGCTGGCGGTGGGGCCCACGTGCAGGGCGGGGCGGAAGACGGAGGAGCGGGTGTTCCTCACGTGGCCCGCCACCATCCGCCGCTGGCTGGAGGAGCAGCACCGGAGGTTGCCGGAGCCCCCCTCGGCCGCGCCCGGCTGCGAGCCCGGAGGCGCCCGCGCTGCGCCCTCGATTGTGTCTCCGGCGGAGGGGCAGGTGGCGATGCTGATTCCAGGCGTACCGGCGGAGCAGCAGGAGATGCCGCTGGAGGCGGAGGCGTCACACGAGCGGTCGCTGACGTGGTTCGTGGACGGGGCGCTGCTGGGCACGGCGCGGGCGGACGAGCGCGTGTGGTGGACGCCCTCGGTGGGCTCGCACGAAATCCTCGTCACCGACGACCGGGGGCTCACCGCGAAGCGGACGCTGGTGGTCCGCGAGCGGCGGTGAGCGAGTCCCCGGGAGGGTGACACGACCCCTCGGGGCATGGGATGCAGTGACGATGCAAGGCGCACCCGTGAAGCCGTGGAACCTCCGACTCGTGGGCATTGTTGGCGCCAGTGTGGTGGCGGTGTTGGGGGC
It encodes:
- the pbpC gene encoding penicillin-binding protein 1C translates to MSRLRRIARRLVLVTVGLLVLAGAGWAVAGWVPLPERLSAPASVVMEYRDGTPAHVFLAPDERWRIPTSPERVDPAYLRALLALEDKRFFHHPGVDPLAVARAAVRNVTRGRRVSGASTLTMQLVRVLEPRPRTFTSKLLESLRAVQLELRLTKQEVLAAYLQFVPYGRNVEGVEAASLAYFGHTAAHLSPAEIATLLAVPQNPNRRFPTAENAARLKGARDGVARRLLEDDALPRGPAEATVSPEAVLAEVRATPVPVSLTPFPREAPHVAVWLRSQRPELMRPRTTLDAGTQRMVERLMRDAAGGLASRGIHNGTAVVVERERAEVLALVGNFDFFDAEHGGQIAGFATPRSPGSALKPLLYAMGIDQGLVGPEQLVADVPTAYGGYAPRNFDGRFQGLVRLEYALSQSLNMPFVRLLQRVGVERFLGTLRAAGVASLESEPGHYGLSAAVGGIELTPLELAGVYVALAEDGRAPPLRLLADGQPAGAAVEVLSPGAAWLTRRALSLRDRPDFPERRRLTGLPARVHWKTGTSFGHRDAWAAGSGPRHTAVVWLGNFDHSPSVHLVGADAAGPLLFDILEGVGPRGKALPDEEVSAPEDLMRVEVCGYSGHLPTDACVQRKTVYARRSAVPTGRCPYHQKVEVDVATGLAVGPTCRAGRKTEERVFLTWPATIRRWLEEQHRRLPEPPSAAPGCEPGGARAAPSIVSPAEGQVAMLIPGVPAEQQEMPLEAEASHERSLTWFVDGALLGTARADERVWWTPSVGSHEILVTDDRGLTAKRTLVVRERR